Proteins found in one Brevibacillus brevis genomic segment:
- the yunB gene encoding sporulation protein YunB produces MSGLAVFRPRRRWRNPLSRTKAFLIALVIFFVLTIQTLVFLQNRLEPTLLILATQKAEQLAKEAITDAVTKRISQQGVDFNQIVKIEKNNEGQIQAYQFNFKEYARIVGETTARVQNKLQEFEQEKVDRTIPLGLATGNSFLASMGPNLPVTFVPIGSVKTKLETELKEAGINMVLATVYIFVEVDLRIVIPFATEEQTVTTKIPITHSLIIGDVPTYLYNNPEGKPDVPRIPGETPDGTP; encoded by the coding sequence GTGTCGGGATTGGCCGTATTTCGACCCCGTCGGCGTTGGAGAAACCCGCTTTCACGTACGAAAGCGTTTTTGATCGCGTTGGTTATCTTTTTTGTTTTGACGATACAGACCCTTGTGTTTTTGCAAAATCGGTTGGAGCCTACTCTCTTGATCCTGGCGACACAAAAAGCCGAGCAATTGGCGAAAGAAGCGATAACCGATGCCGTAACCAAGCGGATTTCGCAGCAGGGCGTCGACTTTAATCAGATTGTCAAAATCGAGAAGAACAACGAGGGACAGATTCAGGCGTATCAGTTCAACTTCAAGGAATATGCAAGAATCGTGGGTGAAACAACAGCGAGAGTCCAGAACAAGCTCCAAGAGTTCGAGCAAGAAAAAGTAGACCGCACGATTCCGCTTGGTTTGGCTACCGGGAACTCCTTTTTGGCATCAATGGGGCCGAATTTGCCGGTGACTTTCGTGCCCATCGGCTCGGTCAAAACCAAGCTGGAGACAGAGCTGAAGGAAGCAGGCATCAATATGGTGCTGGCGACAGTATATATTTTTGTGGAGGTCGATCTGCGCATCGTGATCCCTTTTGCAACTGAGGAGCAGACGGTCACGACGAAAATCCCGATCACCCACTCCTTGATCATTGGCGATGTACCGACGTATTTGTATAACAACCCGGAAGGCAAGCCGGATGTGCCGCGGATTCCTGGGGAAACACCGGACGGCACTCCGTAA
- a CDS encoding S1C family serine protease, giving the protein MERKKGLLAKGMLMLMFTVGASQGAFAQGNVPVVSKTSYASIVEADIPGVVARVSASVVAIVGKPEGNESGRDNRFNLAHGTGVIVKADGWILTNAHVVKDMRNLTVITVDGKQYGGTVTNMDEESDLALVKIQATDLKPAKFASNYAIRVGEPVIAIGTPISVSLRNSATLGIISGANRSVSSTYRLIQTDASINPGNSGGPLVNVKGEVVGINSMKFVSVGIDNLSFAIPADTAQYVMNHFFTYGKVNRPYWGAELEESWAAVVGLPTKEPLRITRIEPGSPAAKAGFQVGDVIYSINQAPFSTLVEFNELLKKYLPGQTVELMVQSGGDMIKRKVQFTKHP; this is encoded by the coding sequence ATGGAGAGGAAGAAAGGGCTACTAGCAAAAGGCATGCTCATGCTCATGTTCACAGTTGGAGCATCGCAAGGGGCATTTGCTCAAGGAAACGTCCCAGTTGTATCAAAGACTTCCTACGCATCCATAGTGGAAGCGGATATTCCGGGGGTAGTAGCGCGTGTTTCTGCGAGTGTGGTAGCGATAGTTGGGAAACCGGAGGGGAATGAGAGCGGTAGAGATAACCGTTTTAATCTCGCTCATGGGACGGGTGTCATTGTAAAAGCGGACGGCTGGATATTGACGAACGCCCATGTCGTAAAGGATATGCGCAATCTCACAGTCATTACGGTAGACGGCAAGCAATACGGCGGAACTGTTACGAATATGGATGAAGAGAGCGACTTGGCTCTGGTGAAGATTCAGGCAACGGACTTGAAGCCTGCAAAATTCGCATCCAATTACGCGATCCGTGTAGGAGAGCCAGTGATCGCGATTGGGACACCAATCTCTGTTTCGTTACGAAACTCAGCCACGCTGGGAATTATTAGCGGAGCAAATCGGTCGGTCAGCTCGACATATCGCTTGATCCAGACAGATGCTTCCATCAACCCGGGCAATAGTGGGGGACCACTTGTCAACGTAAAGGGCGAGGTCGTCGGGATTAATTCGATGAAATTCGTTTCAGTAGGAATAGATAATCTCAGCTTTGCGATCCCTGCAGATACAGCGCAATACGTCATGAACCACTTTTTTACGTATGGCAAAGTAAATCGTCCTTACTGGGGTGCAGAATTGGAGGAGAGCTGGGCAGCTGTGGTCGGACTTCCGACGAAAGAGCCGTTGCGCATTACACGCATTGAGCCGGGCTCACCGGCGGCAAAGGCAGGCTTTCAAGTGGGGGACGTCATTTATTCCATCAACCAAGCTCCGTTCAGTACATTGGTTGAATTCAATGAGCTGCTTAAAAAATACTTGCCAGGACAAACCGTAGAGCTCATGGTGCAGTCTGGTGGCGATATGATCAAACGAAAAGTGCAATTTACCAAGCATCCGTAG
- a CDS encoding cysteine dioxygenase, with amino-acid sequence MNTERLEQAFGSLVSPTPAQLRHALVSLSPCMEQLGPYIPEPLNLPYGRKVLFSTPHVEVVLIHLPTNQESIPHNHGDSFGWELVVSGTLTNMIYVQTNNENEVQRAQTTHVSTGEYYFVEPGEIHAIRNNGQSPVISVNVYSPPLRNCRQYCPFEPPSQY; translated from the coding sequence ATGAATACGGAACGTTTGGAACAAGCATTTGGCTCCCTCGTTTCTCCTACTCCTGCCCAGCTTAGACACGCTCTCGTCTCCCTCTCTCCTTGCATGGAACAACTTGGTCCATACATCCCGGAGCCGCTAAACCTACCCTATGGACGCAAAGTATTATTCTCCACGCCACATGTAGAAGTTGTCTTGATCCATCTGCCGACAAATCAGGAATCCATCCCGCATAATCACGGTGATTCTTTTGGTTGGGAATTGGTAGTCTCAGGTACGCTAACGAATATGATTTATGTCCAAACGAATAATGAAAATGAAGTTCAACGAGCACAAACAACTCATGTCAGCACAGGTGAATACTATTTTGTAGAGCCTGGGGAAATTCATGCCATTCGCAACAATGGACAAAGTCCGGTTATTTCCGTGAACGTTTACAGTCCACCATTGCGTAATTGCCGCCAATATTGTCCCTTTGAACCACCATCTCAATACTGA
- a CDS encoding MFS transporter produces MNIKWYLYVNALSSLGSRMNLIACSALIFTFEHSAYWMTAFFVARQLGGMLFSPLAGMLADRMDRRRTMIASDMGAGLAILAIAFYPTPYVLIAAAFLNGMLYTLFHISFQASLPQIFGSEQLVQINGLKVRLESLVGIMGFMLGGWLTDHYGYTIVITLDAASFLFSAWILTGLRWEEKGDNALATSKAASSFRVTLRYLRETPVLLTISLLAFLVSLSTSAYNYGLPFLADQLHGSDATLHGLMWTAMSIGGLIGSYVAARLRVKLVNGMLIAYAVFSVGIVGAFAANHAVSVLMLLVFAGLFSGAAQVYESTLLQQAQNELRGKVMGVQGLLSRSGYFAGFLMAPFLAGAFTLFGMLVFAQLMLVAGVIGFGLYLVFLSKK; encoded by the coding sequence ATGAATATAAAATGGTATTTGTATGTCAATGCGTTGTCATCCTTGGGATCACGCATGAATTTGATCGCGTGTAGCGCGTTGATTTTTACATTTGAACATAGTGCTTATTGGATGACCGCTTTTTTCGTTGCAAGACAGCTAGGGGGGATGCTGTTTAGTCCCCTGGCAGGCATGTTGGCTGATCGAATGGACAGAAGGCGCACTATGATCGCAAGCGACATGGGGGCCGGTCTTGCTATTTTGGCTATCGCTTTTTATCCGACACCGTATGTATTAATCGCTGCGGCCTTTCTCAACGGAATGCTGTATACGCTGTTTCATATTAGCTTTCAGGCATCCTTGCCACAAATATTTGGGAGTGAGCAACTGGTTCAGATCAATGGATTAAAGGTCAGGCTGGAGTCTTTGGTAGGCATCATGGGCTTCATGCTGGGAGGATGGCTGACAGATCACTATGGTTATACCATTGTGATCACTTTGGATGCCGCCAGCTTTCTTTTCTCAGCATGGATTCTGACGGGACTTCGGTGGGAGGAGAAGGGGGACAATGCGCTAGCTACGTCAAAAGCAGCAAGCAGCTTTCGTGTCACCCTTCGTTACTTGCGGGAAACGCCTGTACTATTGACGATTAGCTTGTTAGCCTTTCTCGTATCGCTCAGTACGTCTGCGTATAATTACGGGTTGCCTTTTTTGGCGGATCAATTGCACGGTAGTGACGCTACCCTGCACGGATTGATGTGGACGGCGATGAGTATCGGAGGCTTGATTGGCTCATACGTGGCAGCTCGTTTGCGGGTAAAGCTCGTGAATGGGATGCTCATCGCTTATGCTGTTTTTTCCGTAGGGATTGTAGGGGCATTCGCGGCAAACCATGCTGTGTCTGTGCTTATGCTTCTGGTATTTGCTGGTCTTTTTTCCGGGGCAGCACAGGTATATGAGAGCACACTTTTGCAACAAGCCCAAAACGAGCTGCGCGGCAAGGTGATGGGGGTGCAGGGGCTCTTGAGTCGAAGCGGGTATTTCGCTGGTTTTCTTATGGCTCCATTCTTGGCGGGTGCCTTCACTTTATTCGGAATGCTGGTCTTTGCCCAATTGATGCTTGTCGCAGGGGTGATCGGATTTGGCTTGTATCTTGTTTTTCTTTCAAAAAAATAG
- a CDS encoding globin-coupled sensor protein, which yields MSTCPFSTFFGLKGKGKSESFFQGVKEKGKVNVVGKSTLAKQLAMINLTEEELSIVKALQPLIIQNIDAIVDYFYASIENEPLLMKIVNQNSTIERLKLTLNRHICEMFSGRIDSAYIEQRSRIAVIHMRIGLEPKWYLSAFQNILVTLIDLLHKNIADKDEFVQAVTAVTKILNIEQQIVLEEYENEHEKARQLDQDKKDELRILLTNSAHELAAVSEENSASVVQLTEQSREVLRFAENGTGFSTKAQELSREGKEKLEKQQEQMRLIQSSVKQISEEMNAMEENAEKIQGIVEVVTAIAEQTNLLALNAAIEAARAGEQGRGFAVVADEVRKLAEQTKKSVFGVRELIEKTNQQTVVLSSVVVEIQALVQSSTAVVNETNAFFEGIMSAVSDSKEQSSRIQRELENFFKVMEDMNQAVAQVASSADELSEITENL from the coding sequence ATGAGCACATGTCCGTTTTCCACCTTTTTTGGTTTGAAAGGGAAAGGAAAAAGTGAATCTTTTTTTCAGGGGGTGAAGGAAAAGGGGAAAGTGAACGTTGTAGGGAAAAGCACTCTCGCGAAGCAACTAGCAATGATCAACCTGACCGAAGAAGAATTGAGCATTGTGAAAGCACTTCAGCCACTTATCATTCAAAATATTGACGCTATTGTAGATTATTTTTATGCCAGTATTGAAAATGAACCGCTTTTAATGAAGATTGTAAACCAAAACAGCACGATTGAACGGTTGAAATTAACGCTAAACCGCCATATCTGTGAAATGTTTAGCGGACGCATCGACAGCGCCTACATTGAACAGCGTAGTAGAATTGCGGTTATTCATATGCGAATTGGCTTAGAACCAAAATGGTACTTGAGCGCATTCCAAAACATCCTGGTTACCTTGATTGATCTCTTGCATAAAAACATCGCGGACAAGGACGAGTTCGTACAAGCCGTCACGGCCGTCACGAAGATTCTCAACATCGAACAGCAAATTGTGCTGGAGGAATATGAAAACGAGCATGAAAAGGCGCGGCAATTGGATCAAGACAAAAAGGACGAGCTGCGAATCCTCCTGACCAATTCTGCGCATGAACTGGCAGCGGTCTCAGAAGAAAACAGCGCGTCTGTTGTGCAATTGACAGAACAGTCGAGAGAAGTGCTTCGTTTTGCTGAAAATGGCACGGGCTTTTCCACGAAAGCACAAGAGCTGTCCCGGGAAGGCAAAGAAAAGCTGGAAAAACAACAGGAACAAATGCGCTTGATTCAGAGTAGCGTCAAGCAAATCTCGGAAGAAATGAACGCGATGGAGGAAAACGCCGAAAAAATCCAAGGGATTGTAGAGGTCGTGACGGCGATTGCCGAGCAGACAAATCTCTTGGCTTTAAATGCCGCGATTGAAGCAGCACGTGCTGGCGAACAGGGACGCGGATTTGCCGTCGTAGCCGATGAGGTACGCAAGCTGGCAGAACAGACCAAAAAGTCCGTATTCGGTGTGCGTGAGCTGATTGAGAAGACGAACCAACAGACAGTAGTCCTCTCATCTGTCGTGGTAGAAATTCAGGCGCTAGTCCAATCGAGCACGGCGGTAGTAAACGAGACGAATGCCTTTTTTGAAGGAATCATGAGCGCTGTCTCAGACAGTAAAGAACAGAGCTCACGGATTCAGCGGGAGCTGGAAAACTTCTTCAAAGTCATGGAAGATATGAACCAAGCGGTGGCACAGGTAGCCAGCTCTGCGGATGAGCTGTCGGAAATAACAGAAAACCTGTAA
- a CDS encoding stalk domain-containing protein, which yields MAKKNWKVFYATTMLAVSLTTSQVAWAANTQAEQKVEVKLKLNASNAKVNGVDVTVEEPYLSQGTTMVPLSLLTSAFGVALQYDNETKLIELIYKTKSVKLAPGSKEVWINGKAVTLTASPETKNGKTMVPLTVLTQGLGLTIVIDAKTKDVSIMGAKQGDAPKADSSLDSDVGKTKIGDSYYGWSMQYPTGMIQENQSFQGNYVLFKDAKEATYWLDVYIETNQPENLSGNGLLTRLVDMTENSILSKEYIANDRQPYARLITKSSEGNMNEERAYQKGSNIYYVTLTLENEADFRNPAKYSVYKSLLDSFTLDFPNGEKSVKDLSTVEGNYRWYTNDDFALKVKVPAEWTPNYSDDMFFSNDAGTEWMKIKITSKEQGLTLDEWVKDHEKRNREDMNENYIKVSPEVGSTSIAGEAAKEQEYSFLNGTTWYTHQYLFFTKGKYKYMITIAYMKDEPTEEITDLTRTIKQSLSIDPSKMNPSLGQIADDDQIDKNKTVIIKDKNATYSLEIPEYWQETGGENGGRYYAFLGGDFTFQAISGKLSTVKDLVIKNIEESKAIKFTIKENKATTLAGKPAHKLHVKGNEAGVGFERTLYFIEKGNSTYLLYWSLVDSAKTKAAEERLQKVANSLTFTK from the coding sequence ATGGCTAAGAAGAATTGGAAGGTCTTTTATGCAACAACAATGCTGGCTGTCTCATTGACAACAAGTCAGGTAGCTTGGGCGGCAAATACACAAGCAGAGCAAAAAGTAGAGGTAAAGCTTAAATTAAACGCGAGTAATGCGAAGGTAAACGGTGTTGATGTCACAGTCGAGGAGCCGTATCTCTCACAAGGAACGACGATGGTTCCACTCAGTCTGTTAACCTCCGCATTTGGAGTTGCGCTTCAGTATGATAACGAGACGAAATTGATCGAGCTCATCTACAAGACAAAGAGTGTGAAGCTTGCGCCAGGCAGCAAGGAAGTGTGGATCAATGGCAAGGCCGTGACCCTGACCGCATCGCCCGAGACGAAAAACGGCAAAACAATGGTGCCGCTCACGGTACTTACCCAAGGCTTGGGGCTTACGATTGTGATCGATGCCAAGACAAAAGACGTAAGCATCATGGGGGCAAAGCAAGGAGATGCCCCCAAGGCGGACAGCTCCCTCGATAGCGATGTGGGTAAAACAAAGATTGGTGACAGCTATTATGGCTGGTCGATGCAATACCCTACTGGCATGATTCAGGAGAATCAGAGCTTCCAAGGGAATTACGTCCTGTTCAAAGACGCCAAGGAAGCAACCTATTGGCTCGATGTTTACATTGAGACGAACCAACCTGAGAACCTTTCAGGCAACGGATTATTGACCCGCTTGGTTGACATGACGGAAAATTCTATCCTGTCAAAAGAATACATAGCCAATGACAGACAGCCGTATGCACGTCTGATCACGAAGTCTTCTGAGGGCAATATGAATGAAGAACGAGCCTATCAAAAAGGGAGCAACATTTATTACGTTACGCTCACGCTAGAGAACGAGGCCGACTTCCGCAATCCTGCGAAATACAGTGTCTACAAAAGCTTGTTAGATAGCTTCACCTTAGACTTTCCGAACGGTGAAAAGTCAGTGAAGGACTTGTCCACAGTGGAAGGAAACTATCGTTGGTACACGAACGATGACTTTGCCTTAAAAGTAAAGGTACCAGCCGAGTGGACCCCGAACTACAGTGATGACATGTTCTTCTCCAATGATGCAGGTACAGAGTGGATGAAGATCAAGATTACCTCCAAGGAGCAAGGTCTTACGCTGGACGAGTGGGTCAAAGACCATGAAAAACGCAATCGGGAAGATATGAACGAAAACTATATCAAGGTCAGTCCAGAAGTAGGATCTACCTCGATTGCAGGCGAGGCCGCAAAGGAACAGGAATACAGTTTCTTGAATGGAACGACCTGGTATACGCATCAATATCTATTTTTCACAAAAGGCAAGTACAAGTATATGATTACGATCGCGTATATGAAGGATGAGCCCACGGAGGAAATAACCGACCTCACGCGTACGATCAAGCAGTCTTTATCCATCGATCCCTCGAAAATGAATCCGTCACTTGGGCAAATCGCGGATGATGATCAAATCGACAAGAATAAGACGGTCATCATCAAAGACAAGAATGCCACGTATTCACTGGAGATTCCAGAGTATTGGCAGGAAACAGGGGGAGAGAACGGAGGACGGTATTATGCATTTTTGGGTGGAGATTTTACTTTCCAGGCAATCTCCGGTAAATTGAGCACCGTAAAGGATCTCGTCATCAAAAACATTGAGGAGAGCAAAGCAATCAAATTTACAATCAAAGAAAATAAAGCGACGACGCTGGCAGGTAAGCCTGCTCACAAGCTGCATGTCAAAGGAAACGAAGCGGGCGTAGGCTTCGAACGCACCCTCTACTTTATCGAAAAAGGAAACAGTACGTATTTACTGTATTGGTCGCTGGTGGATTCAGCTAAAACAAAGGCCGCAGAAGAACGTCTGCAAAAAGTAGCGAATTCTCTTACGTTTACAAAATGA
- the corA gene encoding magnesium/cobalt transporter CorA — MKIRLVQNGIITEIEDIEETATPPVNGFYWIHAAPFDLDILQPLFGLHHLAVEDCIDEEEQRPKLQNYDDHYFIVINGITFHNHDIFLREINIFLGSSTIITVTKQEAPEFTTMFSIIREKEVNRPDAFLYYLVDQIVDRYFDVTEKIEDLLEDLEEQILMHTKKSHLDQIIGLRSEILYARKMLVPQRDLIDALHKKELPLIQPYLRKYFGDIVEDASKIVESFEAFRELIGNLREAYQAALAGRANDIMRVFTALTTIFMPLTIVTGIYGMNFDVMPELRSPYGYYIVLGCMAAIGTTMYIIFKKKDWL, encoded by the coding sequence ATGAAGATCAGACTTGTACAAAACGGAATCATCACTGAGATAGAAGACATCGAAGAGACTGCTACTCCACCTGTAAACGGGTTTTACTGGATTCATGCTGCTCCATTCGATTTGGATATTTTACAGCCGCTGTTCGGACTGCATCATCTGGCTGTCGAGGACTGCATCGACGAGGAAGAACAGCGGCCCAAGCTGCAAAACTACGATGATCATTACTTTATAGTCATCAATGGCATTACCTTCCACAATCATGATATCTTCTTGCGTGAAATCAATATTTTTTTGGGCAGCAGCACCATCATCACCGTAACGAAGCAGGAGGCCCCCGAATTTACTACCATGTTTTCGATCATCCGGGAAAAAGAAGTCAATCGCCCCGATGCGTTTCTGTATTACTTGGTCGATCAAATTGTCGATCGTTATTTTGATGTGACTGAAAAAATTGAAGACCTGCTCGAAGATCTGGAAGAACAAATTTTGATGCACACGAAAAAATCCCATCTGGATCAAATTATCGGGCTGCGCAGTGAAATCTTGTACGCCCGTAAAATGCTTGTTCCCCAGCGGGATTTGATTGATGCCCTACATAAAAAAGAACTCCCGCTGATTCAACCTTATCTGCGGAAGTACTTTGGCGATATTGTAGAGGATGCCAGCAAAATTGTAGAGAGCTTTGAAGCTTTTCGCGAACTCATCGGGAACTTGCGCGAAGCATATCAAGCAGCGCTTGCTGGTAGAGCCAACGATATTATGCGTGTTTTTACCGCCTTGACAACGATTTTTATGCCATTGACAATTGTGACCGGTATATACGGGATGAACTTTGATGTGATGCCTGAGCTGCGTTCACCCTACGGCTATTACATCGTTCTGGGATGTATGGCGGCGATAGGCACGACGATGTATATCATTTTTAAAAAGAAGGACTGGCTCTGA
- a CDS encoding ATP-binding protein, with protein MKRSRLPRINRLKTKMLLFGLCMSIIPFLILGYINLQTSKDKVREEVDRANQIYVENTLAQLDMLFLHTTQSMQVVQQRFLKERPSDDDAYFLLNTLLKTSPYMEEVALFHQDGGPQFLLNRWKHQRVDIVSEQDNKLLPTIQSGKPYIGSIVRSAEGKLLVTVAIPHVSANGVKGGMYAKLNVKQLLEQVTLRARYENEAYLFVTDGKSNRFADPFMLGKPSDGSLTYYEQAVPPSWILPDRTDKPVIRTYQASNEEVMVNYAMRSSVTHWVIMLEQSSQTAFAAFSKLEQSLLFTTLFIALIVLGISIVFSVSFSRLMEKIESAVQKIAGGDLSVRIPVTTSDEIGRLAASCNEMAQSLETKTNQLLEEKKRLDLVVSGMGMGLILVDECFRIRWINQTASAWFQDTANLLGKDCHQTIGQHFSSCSGCMLRTRQMVNQNQTDLISSRVDQDGRVRSYRHQVFPLHPEKESSAFLEVIEDITEKRELEAAIAQADKLAAIGLLASGIAHEINNPLGILSLYGQDLRDRLVEEDIRDLQDTGELTQYLDTMDKQINRCKEITTRLLHFSGKSPVTVEQVDIHQVLTDILILLSHEIRVKQVTVNQSLSASAPFLLATPGQLQQILLNLLTNALYATQERGNIEIATDSPSNDRLRLYIKDDGCGIPAADLPHVLEPFYTTKPPGKGTGLGLSVCYGIVTNLGGEIEIESTPNIGTTVTVILPSAKGE; from the coding sequence ATGAAGAGGAGCAGACTACCGCGTATCAATCGACTAAAGACAAAGATGCTCCTGTTTGGGCTTTGCATGTCCATCATCCCTTTTCTGATTCTTGGTTATATCAATTTGCAAACGAGTAAAGATAAGGTTCGAGAAGAGGTAGACAGAGCCAATCAGATCTACGTGGAAAATACATTGGCGCAGTTGGATATGCTTTTTTTACATACGACCCAATCCATGCAGGTGGTTCAGCAGCGTTTTCTCAAAGAGCGCCCTAGCGATGATGATGCTTATTTTTTGTTGAATACGTTATTAAAAACCTCCCCTTACATGGAGGAGGTCGCGCTTTTTCATCAGGATGGAGGGCCGCAGTTTTTGCTGAATCGCTGGAAACACCAAAGAGTGGATATAGTCAGTGAGCAAGACAACAAGCTTCTTCCCACCATCCAGTCGGGAAAACCATACATCGGAAGCATTGTCCGATCAGCGGAAGGGAAGCTGCTGGTAACGGTCGCGATCCCTCACGTATCTGCCAACGGTGTAAAAGGCGGCATGTACGCAAAGCTCAATGTAAAACAGTTGCTCGAACAGGTCACACTGCGAGCTCGATATGAAAACGAGGCCTATTTGTTCGTCACGGATGGGAAAAGCAATAGGTTTGCAGATCCGTTTATGTTGGGTAAGCCTTCTGATGGCTCTTTGACCTATTATGAACAAGCGGTTCCTCCCTCCTGGATACTACCAGATCGAACTGACAAGCCTGTTATCCGTACGTATCAGGCTTCCAATGAAGAGGTCATGGTCAACTATGCCATGCGTTCTTCCGTCACCCATTGGGTCATTATGCTGGAACAGTCAAGCCAAACGGCGTTTGCTGCCTTTTCAAAATTGGAACAATCTCTGCTCTTTACGACCTTATTCATCGCACTTATCGTGTTGGGGATTAGCATTGTGTTTTCTGTCTCATTTAGCCGATTAATGGAAAAGATCGAATCCGCTGTGCAAAAAATCGCAGGTGGCGATTTATCCGTACGAATACCAGTGACGACCTCAGATGAAATTGGCAGGCTGGCAGCGTCCTGCAATGAAATGGCACAGAGTCTGGAGACGAAGACCAATCAGCTTCTGGAAGAAAAGAAACGGCTTGATCTCGTCGTGAGTGGCATGGGGATGGGACTGATTCTCGTAGATGAATGTTTTCGTATTCGCTGGATTAATCAAACAGCGTCGGCGTGGTTTCAGGATACGGCAAATCTCCTGGGGAAAGACTGCCATCAGACGATTGGTCAGCATTTCAGCTCATGCAGTGGTTGCATGCTCCGAACACGACAAATGGTAAACCAAAATCAGACTGACCTTATTTCCTCCAGAGTCGATCAGGATGGACGTGTCCGTTCTTATCGACATCAGGTTTTCCCTCTGCATCCGGAGAAAGAATCGTCGGCTTTTCTGGAGGTCATCGAAGACATCACGGAGAAACGAGAGCTGGAAGCCGCAATCGCACAAGCAGACAAGCTCGCTGCTATTGGACTCTTGGCATCGGGCATCGCCCATGAAATCAATAATCCATTAGGCATTCTGTCGTTGTATGGACAAGACTTGCGGGACCGTCTCGTGGAAGAGGATATTCGAGATTTACAGGACACAGGAGAGCTTACCCAATACTTGGACACGATGGACAAACAAATTAACCGCTGCAAGGAAATCACGACCCGGTTGCTGCACTTTTCGGGAAAATCACCCGTTACCGTAGAACAAGTAGATATTCATCAAGTCCTAACAGACATTCTCATTCTTTTATCCCATGAAATACGTGTCAAACAGGTAACGGTAAACCAGTCTCTGTCGGCCTCTGCTCCGTTTCTTCTCGCTACCCCTGGACAACTTCAGCAGATCTTGCTCAATCTGTTAACCAATGCACTGTACGCGACCCAGGAGCGGGGAAATATTGAGATAGCAACTGATTCTCCATCGAATGATCGGCTCCGTCTGTATATCAAAGATGATGGATGCGGTATACCTGCAGCAGATTTGCCGCATGTTTTGGAGCCTTTTTATACAACCAAGCCTCCTGGAAAAGGGACTGGTCTCGGGTTATCGGTCTGCTATGGGATTGTGACGAATTTAGGCGGAGAAATCGAGATCGAAAGTACGCCAAACATAGGCACGACTGTTACGGTCATCCTGCCGTCGGCAAAGGGGGAATGA
- a CDS encoding ABC transporter substrate-binding protein has product MKKQRKILFLILLVAGTLLDWSSSQQKQDVDLYTIGIVIANEDRKDKVAGLKAGLQSLGLGEGVRVQYAPVYLNAAQTLEEERSLVQDLISKKPDVVVTTGAHETFLIQQETTTVPIVFIGVASLVELPLVETEGTITCGISNGQMDVIGKRLELTTRLLPDAKRILIIADSHAPTTERAIVEAGSAASLLGVRLQVEQVASSRDLEQLLSKLSPGEYDAMLPLPSYVLEDAITDCLPLLIEKQLFVMGAYPEQVKAGLFAAYGVSFHAQGMQAAHMVARVLDGVPPTDLSIEWPDDVRLVVNAASLSKLPITVTDQQWSLAQEWYGVKNK; this is encoded by the coding sequence ATGAAAAAACAAAGGAAAATCCTCTTTCTCATCTTGTTAGTGGCAGGAACTTTGCTCGATTGGTCCAGTAGTCAGCAAAAACAGGACGTCGATCTATATACGATAGGAATTGTGATTGCCAATGAGGATCGAAAAGATAAAGTAGCGGGATTGAAGGCGGGATTGCAATCGCTGGGTCTAGGTGAAGGAGTACGTGTTCAGTATGCACCTGTCTATTTGAATGCGGCTCAAACCCTTGAAGAGGAGCGCTCCCTTGTCCAGGACTTGATTTCCAAAAAGCCTGATGTAGTCGTCACGACAGGGGCGCACGAGACCTTTTTGATTCAACAGGAGACAACGACGGTTCCCATTGTTTTTATCGGTGTCGCCTCACTGGTCGAGCTACCGCTTGTTGAGACAGAGGGGACAATTACGTGTGGAATCAGCAATGGCCAAATGGATGTGATTGGGAAAAGGTTGGAGCTGACAACTCGTTTGTTGCCTGATGCCAAGCGGATTCTGATCATTGCCGATTCTCATGCTCCTACGACAGAGCGGGCAATCGTAGAAGCAGGGTCAGCCGCTTCCTTGCTTGGTGTTCGCTTGCAGGTGGAGCAGGTTGCTTCCTCAAGAGATTTGGAGCAATTGCTCAGTAAGCTCTCTCCAGGAGAATACGACGCCATGCTTCCTTTACCTAGCTATGTTCTGGAAGACGCGATTACTGATTGCTTGCCTCTTTTGATCGAGAAGCAATTGTTTGTCATGGGCGCATACCCCGAGCAGGTGAAGGCTGGCTTGTTTGCCGCTTACGGCGTTTCTTTTCATGCACAAGGCATGCAGGCTGCTCATATGGTGGCTCGGGTGTTGGATGGAGTCCCTCCAACCGATCTGTCAATCGAATGGCCGGATGACGTGCGGTTGGTTGTCAATGCTGCTTCCCTGTCCAAGCTGCCTATTACCGTAACCGATCAACAGTGGTCATTGGCGCAAGAATGGTATGGAGTGAAGAACAAATGA